A region from the Sandaracinus amylolyticus genome encodes:
- a CDS encoding DVUA0089 family protein yields the protein MTRTLRWLALVPALLACQAAPADKGVEEDAPLEGAADSFRNPIDHGALALGGSVSAEITRDESFHAWTFELGAQASITLRTEGAREVDTMLYLYREGPRGWGSYIARNDDAGGTLWSALSRDLGAGRYRVIVKGYDRRVRGAFTLVSECSGEGCPRDAGECLFGTTYRQLRDSAHFEPLLSTVVRSPDGISAARAAQIVAAVRVAYEDATDLASALAAVDQNEVNVLELAEVATGRRFVVIEYGAGDNSYGAVLVGDTTELGAEIHDGDLYECVVLGAPGGARIGADCEGWTGNTCAEGLRCQGFVEEQGAGRCAPEARVEGEGAPCSASVACADEQLVCAGLTRGDEGVCVPTWLRGSYGEGYSIEIGDDAVLERSVIVYGLATVDTDVEIRALLNHSRPSDLRVTLTNPAGTEVVLFEGDAEPGYVELDGPVRGFSGDEQVNGTWTLRVADRVSGEVGTLERWAIDVTSRWD from the coding sequence ATGACCCGCACACTCCGCTGGCTCGCCCTCGTCCCCGCGCTGCTCGCCTGCCAGGCCGCTCCGGCCGACAAGGGCGTCGAAGAAGACGCGCCGCTCGAGGGCGCGGCCGACTCGTTCCGCAACCCGATCGATCACGGCGCGCTCGCGCTCGGCGGATCGGTCAGCGCGGAGATCACGCGCGACGAGTCGTTTCACGCGTGGACGTTCGAGCTCGGCGCGCAGGCGTCGATCACGCTGCGCACCGAGGGCGCGCGCGAGGTGGACACGATGCTCTACCTCTATCGCGAAGGCCCGCGCGGCTGGGGCTCGTACATCGCGCGCAACGACGACGCCGGCGGCACGCTGTGGTCGGCGCTCTCGCGCGATCTCGGCGCGGGGCGCTATCGCGTGATCGTGAAGGGCTACGATCGCCGAGTGCGCGGCGCGTTCACGCTCGTGAGCGAGTGCAGCGGCGAAGGGTGCCCGCGCGACGCGGGTGAGTGCCTCTTCGGGACGACGTACCGACAGCTGCGCGACAGCGCGCACTTCGAGCCGCTGCTCTCGACGGTGGTGCGCTCGCCCGACGGCATCTCGGCGGCGCGCGCGGCGCAGATCGTCGCGGCGGTGCGCGTCGCGTACGAGGACGCGACCGATCTCGCGAGCGCGCTCGCGGCGGTCGATCAGAACGAGGTGAACGTGCTCGAGCTCGCCGAGGTCGCGACCGGGCGCCGCTTCGTGGTGATCGAGTACGGCGCGGGCGACAACTCGTACGGCGCGGTGCTCGTCGGCGACACGACCGAGCTCGGCGCGGAGATCCACGACGGCGATCTCTACGAGTGCGTCGTGCTCGGCGCGCCCGGCGGCGCGCGCATCGGTGCGGACTGCGAGGGCTGGACCGGCAACACGTGCGCGGAAGGGCTGCGCTGCCAGGGCTTCGTGGAAGAGCAGGGCGCAGGTCGCTGTGCGCCCGAGGCGCGCGTCGAGGGCGAAGGCGCGCCGTGCTCGGCGAGCGTCGCGTGCGCCGACGAGCAGCTCGTGTGCGCGGGCCTCACGCGCGGTGACGAAGGCGTGTGCGTGCCCACTTGGCTGCGCGGCTCGTACGGCGAGGGCTACTCGATCGAGATCGGCGACGACGCGGTGCTCGAGCGCAGCGTGATCGTGTACGGCCTCGCGACGGTGGACACCGACGTGGAGATCCGCGCGCTCCTGAACCACTCGCGCCCCTCGGATCTGCGGGTGACGCTCACGAACCCCGCGGGCACCGAGGTCGTGCTGTTCGAGGGAGACGCCGAGCCCGGCTACGTCGAGCTCGACGGCCCCGTGCGCGGCTTCTCGGGCGACGAGCAGGTCAACGGCACCTGGACGCTGCGCGTCGCCGACCGCGTGAGCGGTGAGGTCGGCACGCTCGAGCGCTGGGCGATCGACGTCACGTCGCGCTGGGACTGA
- a CDS encoding bifunctional metallophosphatase/5'-nucleotidase has protein sequence MRRSLVLVLAPLLASCGGNAPPPARSTEPTVVAQETAPAAPRNATISIVGTNDLHGHIRALPIFAGYLANLRAARARDQGAVLLLDGGDMFQGTLESNLEEGASVVRAYEVLGYDAVTIGNHEFDYGPIGPRATPRDAGDDPRGALRARIEQARFPFLSANLMQRESGARAELGVPSVLLERAGISIGVIGVTTEQTLTTTISTNVADLAMRGLADAITEEARALRARGAAMVVVTAHAGGKCERFDDPDDLSSCDPEEEIFEVARALPPGTVDAIVGGHTHQAVAHRVNGIPIIEAYSYGVAFGRVDLVIERASGRVIDVRVLPPQRLCRAEGASAEGDLAACAPGDYEGAAVVADARVADVIAPSLAQADTQRHDELGPTLSEAFVKQYGSESALGNLFVDLMLRARPDADAAIINGGGLRADLPAGPLRYGALYEAFPFDNRFAMVRMRASELAAMIAQNLARGGGHLSLGGVRAEARCVRGELVVSLTRDGRRVRDTEVLDVLASDFLVSGGDGAFAAIRERDPSALTIEDDPPIREAMADALRAMRGQTLASRAFFDPDAPRVRAPSARPVSCASR, from the coding sequence ATGCGTCGTTCGCTCGTCCTCGTCCTCGCGCCCCTCCTCGCCTCGTGCGGAGGGAACGCGCCACCGCCCGCTCGCTCCACCGAGCCCACCGTCGTCGCGCAGGAGACCGCGCCCGCGGCGCCGCGGAACGCGACGATCTCGATCGTCGGCACCAACGATCTCCACGGTCACATCCGCGCGCTGCCGATCTTCGCCGGCTACCTCGCGAACCTCCGCGCGGCGCGTGCGCGCGACCAGGGCGCGGTGTTGCTCCTCGACGGCGGCGACATGTTCCAGGGCACGCTCGAGTCGAACCTCGAAGAGGGCGCGAGCGTGGTGCGCGCGTACGAGGTGCTCGGCTACGACGCGGTGACGATCGGCAACCACGAGTTCGACTACGGGCCGATCGGGCCGCGCGCGACGCCGCGCGATGCCGGCGACGATCCGCGCGGTGCGCTGCGCGCGCGCATCGAGCAGGCGCGCTTCCCGTTCCTCAGCGCGAACCTGATGCAGCGCGAGAGCGGCGCGCGCGCCGAGCTCGGCGTGCCCTCGGTGCTGCTCGAGCGCGCGGGCATCTCGATCGGCGTGATCGGCGTGACCACCGAGCAGACGCTCACGACGACGATCTCGACCAACGTGGCGGACCTCGCGATGCGCGGGCTCGCCGACGCGATCACCGAGGAAGCGCGCGCGCTGCGGGCGCGCGGCGCGGCGATGGTCGTGGTCACCGCGCACGCGGGCGGGAAGTGCGAGCGCTTCGACGATCCCGACGATCTCTCGAGCTGCGATCCCGAGGAGGAGATCTTCGAGGTCGCGCGCGCGCTCCCGCCGGGCACCGTCGACGCGATCGTCGGGGGGCACACGCACCAGGCGGTCGCGCATCGCGTGAACGGGATCCCGATCATCGAGGCGTACTCGTACGGCGTCGCGTTCGGGCGCGTGGACCTCGTGATCGAGCGCGCGAGCGGGCGCGTGATCGACGTGCGGGTGCTGCCGCCGCAGCGGCTCTGCAGGGCCGAGGGCGCGAGCGCGGAGGGCGATCTCGCCGCGTGCGCGCCCGGTGACTACGAAGGCGCGGCGGTCGTCGCCGATGCGCGCGTCGCGGACGTGATCGCGCCCTCGCTCGCCCAGGCCGACACGCAGCGCCACGACGAGCTCGGACCGACGCTGAGCGAGGCGTTCGTCAAGCAGTACGGCAGCGAGAGCGCGCTCGGGAACCTGTTCGTCGATCTGATGCTGCGCGCGCGCCCCGACGCCGATGCCGCGATCATCAACGGCGGCGGGCTGCGCGCGGATCTGCCCGCCGGGCCGCTGCGCTACGGCGCGCTGTACGAGGCGTTCCCGTTCGACAACCGGTTCGCGATGGTGCGGATGCGCGCGTCGGAGCTCGCGGCGATGATCGCGCAGAACCTCGCGCGCGGCGGCGGCCATCTCTCGCTCGGCGGCGTGCGCGCCGAGGCGCGGTGCGTGCGCGGGGAGCTCGTCGTGTCGCTCACGCGCGATGGTCGTCGCGTGCGCGACACCGAGGTGCTCGACGTGCTCGCGAGCGACTTCCTCGTGAGCGGTGGCGACGGAGCGTTCGCGGCGATCCGCGAGCGCGACCCCAGCGCGCTGACGATCGAGGACGATCCGCCGATCCGCGAGGCGATGGCCGATGCGCTGCGCGCGATGCGCGGGCAGACGCTCGCGTCGCGCGCGTTCTTCGATCCCGACGCGCCTCGGGTGCGCGCGCCGAGCGCGCGCCCGGTCAGCTGCGCGAGTCGATGA
- the udk gene encoding uridine kinase, giving the protein MQPFLVGVAGGTGSGKTTVARKIAGAVPAEMVAILEHDSYYLDRPDLTYEDRCQLNFDHPDALESSLLLHHVRELKRGRAVEIPMYDFKIHRRSPYTRRVEPTTIIVVEGILIFSDPELRAELDLKLFVDTDADIRVLRRVRRDMEHRGRSFEAVREQYYSTVRPMHLQFVEPSKRWADVIIPEGGDNHVALDLIVAKIQSVLASRGRI; this is encoded by the coding sequence ATGCAGCCGTTCCTGGTGGGCGTCGCGGGGGGCACGGGGTCGGGCAAGACCACGGTGGCGCGGAAGATCGCGGGCGCGGTCCCGGCCGAGATGGTCGCGATCCTCGAGCACGACAGCTACTACCTCGATCGCCCCGACCTCACGTACGAGGATCGCTGCCAGCTCAACTTCGATCATCCCGACGCGCTCGAGTCGTCGCTGCTCCTGCACCACGTGCGCGAGCTGAAGCGCGGCCGAGCGGTCGAGATCCCGATGTACGACTTCAAGATCCACCGCCGCAGCCCGTACACGCGGCGCGTGGAGCCGACGACGATCATCGTCGTCGAGGGCATCCTCATCTTCAGCGACCCCGAGCTGCGCGCCGAGCTCGACCTCAAGCTCTTCGTCGACACCGACGCCGACATCCGCGTGCTGCGTCGCGTGCGTCGCGACATGGAGCACCGCGGTCGCAGCTTCGAGGCGGTGCGCGAGCAGTACTACTCGACGGTGCGCCCGATGCATCTGCAGTTCGTCGAGCCGAGCAAGCGCTGGGCGGACGTGATCATCCCGGAGGGCGGCGACAACCACGTCGCGCTCGACCTGATCGTCGCGAAGATCCAGTCGGTGCTCGCGAGCCGCGGCAGGATCTGA